Proteins from a single region of Enoplosus armatus isolate fEnoArm2 chromosome 6, fEnoArm2.hap1, whole genome shotgun sequence:
- the nr2c1 gene encoding nuclear receptor subfamily 2 group C member 1 produces the protein MDGQTQRIQLVSADSSMALGHRIQIVTDQQTGQKIQIVTALEPSSPAKQQFILANADYSPGGKVILAKQEGSPNKVILTTPDGSGVNQLLFASPELAGQQIQFVTEGSDQSIVKPVVEYCVVCGDKASGRHYGAVSCEGCKGFFKRSIRKNLVYTCRGSGECAINKLHRNRCQYCRLQRCMALGMKQDSVQCERKPVEVTTREKSVNCAASTEKIYIRKNLCSPLAATPTFVSDKETARSTSLLESSMLLNIQQPFSKLENTILIPASPDKDDPAQGDLGTLANVVTSLAHLNKAREASDGGNDLMGVETLSNGDSSMTDIQGEEQTASDITRAFDTLAKVLHPGDGSAGESLEATMQLMSGDQSGPVVELEGPILSDSHIPFKLMMPLPVPEYLNVNYICESASRLLFLSMHWARSIPAFQTLGGQDNDINLMKACWNELFALGLAQCSNVMNVGTILSAIINHLQTSLQEEKLSPERVKLVMEHIWRMQEFCNSMIKLSPDSYEYAYLKAIVLFSPDHPGIDNTPQIERFQEKAYMELQDYVTRTYPEDSYRLSKLLLRLPALRLISAAVTEELFFAGLIGNVQIDSIIPYILKMESTDYNSQAVSGV, from the exons ATGGATGGACAGACTCAAAGAATTCAACTTGtgtcagcagacagcagcatgGCATTAGGACACAGAATCCAG ATTGTAACTGATCAGCAGACAGGCCAGAAGATCCAAATCGTCACAGCACTTGAGCCATCTTCCCCCGCAAAGCAGCAGTTTATCCTAGCAAATGCTGACTATTCCCCTGGTGGGAAGGTGATCCTGGCCAAGCAGGAAGGCTCACCCAACAAGGTCATCCTCACTACTCCAGACGGCTCTGGGGTTAACCAGCTGTTGTTTGCTTCCCCTGAACTGGCTGGGCAGCAGATTCAG tttgtgaCTGAAGGGTCAGACCAGTCTATTGTGAAGCCAGTTGTGGAGTACTGCGTTGTCTGTGGGGATAAGGCCTCAG ggCGTCATTACGGTGCTGTCAGCTGTGAAGGCTGTAAGGGTTTCTTCAAACGCAGCATTAGAAAGAACCTAGTCTACACATGCAGGGGCTCCGGAGAGTGTGCCATCAACAAGCTCCACCGAAACCGCTGCCAGTACTGTCGACTGCAGCGCTGCATGGCTCTGGGCATGAAACAGGATT ctgtgcaGTGTGAGAGGAAGCCTGTTGAAGTGACCACCAGAGAGAAATCTGTCAATTGTGCAGCCTCAACTGAGAAGATCTATATCCGCAAGAACCTGTGTAGCCCTCTGGCTGCCACACCCACTTTTGTATCAGACAAGGAAACTGCTAG GTCTACAAGTTTGCTTGAGTCAAGCATGTTGCTCAACATCCAACAACCCTTCTCCAAGCTGGAAAACACCATCTTGATTCCAGCATCCCCCGACAAG GATGACCCAGCTCAAGGTGACCTCGGCACACTGGCAAATGTAGTGACGTCCCTCGCCCACCTTAACAAGGCCAGGGAGGCAAGTGACGGCGGCAATGATCTGATGGGAGTTGAAACGCTTAGCAACGGGGACAGCTCGATGACAGACATCCAAGGAGAAGAGCAAACCGCAAGTGATATCACTCG AGCTTTTGACACCCTGGCTAAAGTCCTGCACCCTGGTGATGGCTCAGCAGGAGAGTCCTTGGAGGCCACAATGCAGCTAATGTCAGGGGACCAGTCAGGTCCTGTGGTGGAGTTGGAGGGACCTATACTCTCTGACAGCCATATCCCTTTCAAG CTTATGATGCCTTTGCCTGTGCCAGAGTACCTCAATGTCAACTACATCTGTGAGTCAGCTTCCCGGCTACTTTTTCTCTCTATGCACTGGGCACGCTCTATTCCTGCCTTTCAAACCCTTGG CGGTCAAGACAATGACATTAACTTGATGAAAGCCTGCTGGAACGAACTGTTTGCCCTGGGTCTGGCACAGTGCTCCAACGTTATGAATGTTGGTACTATCTTAAGTGCCATTATCAACCATCTGCAGACCAGCTTACAGGAAG AGAAGTTGTCCCCAGAGCGAGTAAAGCTAGTAATGGAGCACATCTGGAGGATGCAGGAGTTCTGTAACAGCATGATCAAATTGTCACCAGACTCTTATGAATATGCCTACCTCAAAGCCATCGTTCTCTTCAGTCCTG atcATCCAGGCATTGATAATACCCCACAGATAGAGCGATTTCAAGAGAAGGCCTACATGGAGCTGCAGGATTACGTAACCAGAACCTACCCAGAAGACTCCTATCG GTTATCCAAGCTGTTGCTGCGTCTTCCTGCCCTCAGGCTGATAAGTGCAGCTGTCACTGAGGAGCTGTTCTTCGCTGGGCTCATTGGCAACGTGCAGATCGACAGCATCATCCCATACATCCTCAAAATGGAGTCCACTGATTATAATAGCCAGGCTGTCTCTGGGGTCTGA
- the LOC139286419 gene encoding FYVE, RhoGEF and PH domain-containing protein 6-like: MMNSGMHKPPVAPKPKLALPQRPGLSPPRRDGLSLPSPGTPRRVKPLLAPKPCLSKLTTAVESKPLTSKSLHLTSVSETPQSEGLLNSQNGIQQENKKPDWDYIIPICLCSHEHCMCIRNTSVNKLEKDLKTLHKCETEENRRLLPTSRGTVDNSKEKTDNAKRQVKNTASTNAHLTSHKPLQETFTLYKNLNTDISTMTGRLTFPHRTWSDEANGNVITPPSEPGRGPEEDALGSEQISCVPQSKPVPAAPRKPIPVPVPRKPRMAVLARQEKVEEEKEEIVSQEGREVNVKEVKGSSSLSVSVPVGHKQTIFLSATRACTVPAPPPRKKPFLSTPDKAPTSAPQTLPKDVEEEDLGWDSSSHEMEVSVDKEDEEVEKEKEGTHDQEAVYSSSNQPELSQPPAITVAADDGVVKVAQKKPQRHSSPMAWMQKEESSEEKGEGKLGDEKRPTPPIQDCALKERVRRELHLPPNNKTTRNFLTAGTIKTSWSSRSKQRAKSFSGADVIRSEGQKRNSFRKLLDLKLSVKMLPKLIVKGGQSPDHAANDNEQSVDRDQDGCQNFHEHLRAERKFSCPLIGVEQSVDGDEFSTGTEQDFYYENIPHYEEIPDYMNVHVGRAVTSPGASVSQPTDRQSSMYNDEGIYEEQEPYMSFERNTGHQESQTPTEYERSSVDEEVAPLDDGPSDDNILANTSDEEYVDDSSSISSKGDPEQPEESTTQSGQKKSKIHHIATEIMSSESVFVDVLKLLHVDFRDAVSKASRQKPVIEERLLNQILYYLPQLYELNQDLLRELKERVAKWDENAQLADIFLKKGPYLKMYSTYIREFDKNVTLLEEQSKKNPPFSAVVREFEASPRCANLALKHYLLKPVQRIPQYQLLLTDYLKNLSEDSDDYKDTQAALAIVKEVANHANDIMKQGDNFQKLIQVQCSLNGHHEIVQPGRIFLKEGILKKLSRKVMQPRMFFLFNDTLLYTTPVQSGQYKLNNMLSLAGMKVSKPSQEANQNELNIESVERSFILSASSATERDEWLEAISTAIRDYTRKKISFISGKPLEEIELRDCGDGAPLGSKAPIWIPDPRTTMCMICTCEFTLTWRRHHCRACGKVVCQSCSSNKHCLEYLKNQLARVCDQCFLVLQQQKSEQALSAAVSPGSRATFAFSRKHKKIPAALKEVSANTDNSSMSGYLQRSKVNKKQGKRLWFVIKDKVLYTYAASEDVAALESQPLLGFMLKVDSSQKLQFKLYHKNTLYYIFKAEDIQTAQRWIDSFKEATVL; encoded by the exons ATGATGAACTCAG gcaTGCACAAGCCACCTGTGGCCCCAAAACCAAAGCTGGCCCTGCCCCAGAGGCCGGGGCTGTCTCCCCCTAGAAGAGATGGCCTCTCGCTCCCATCTCCTGGCACACCGAGGAGGGTCAAACCACTTCTGGCCCCCAAACCCTGCCTCTCCAAACTCACCACTGCTGTGGAATCCAAACCACTCACTTCAAAGAGCCTGCACCTAACATCTGTATCAGAAACCCCACAGAGTGAAGGTCTTCTTAACTCCCAAAATGGAATACAGCAAGAGAACAAAAAGCCAGATTGGGATTATATTATTCCAATTTGTCTGTGTAGCCATGAACACTGCATGTGCATCAGGAACACATCAGTAAACAAACTGGAGAAAGACTTGAAAACATTGCACAAGTGTGAAACTGAAGAAAACAGAAGGCTTCTCCCTACATCTCGAGGTACTGTGGATaacagcaaagagaaaacagacaatgcCAAGCGCCAAGTGAAGAACACTGCTTCCACCAATGCCCACCTCACAAGCCATAAACCTCTTCAGGAAACATTCACTTTGTACAAAAATCTCAACACAGACATCAGTACCATGACTGGTAGGCTAACCTTTCCTCACAGAACATGGAGCGATGAGGCAAATGGTAACGTAATAACACCTCCAAGTGAACCTGGGCGAGGACCAGAGGAAGATGCTCTTGGCTCAGAGCAAATATCTTGTGTGCCCCAATCCAAACCAGTCCCAGCAGCCCCTAGGAAGCCCATCCCTGTCCCTGTACCGCGGAAGCCCAGGATGGCCGTGCTGGCCCGTCAggaaaaggtggaggaggagaaggaagagatCGTAAGCCAGGAAGGGAGGGAAGTGAACGTCAAAGAGGTGAAGGGCAGCTCATCACTGTCTGTCAGTGTACCTGTTGGACACAAGCAGACCATTTTTCTGTCTGCAACAAGAGCCTGCACTGTGCCAGCCCCTCCGCCCAGGAAAAAGCCTTTTCTATCTACACCTGACAAAGCACCAACCTCTGCTCCTCAGACACTCCCAaaggatgtggaggaggaagacctGGGTTGGGACAGCAGCAGCCACGAGATGGAGGTATCTGTTGAcaaggaggatgaagaggtggagaaggagaaggaaggaacGCACGATCAGGAGGCAGTCTACAGTTCGTCCAATCAACCGGAGCTCAGCCAGCCTCCTGCCATCACTGTGGCCGCAGATGATGGGGTAGTCAAGGTAGCTCAGAAGAAGCCCCAGAGACACAGCAGCCCGATGGCATGGATGCAGAAGGAGGAATCCTctgaggagaaaggagaggggaaaTTAGGAGATGAGAAAAGGCCGACCCCTCCTATACAAGATTGTGCTTTGAAGGAAAGAGTAAGGAGGGAGCTGCATTTGCCTCCTAACAATAAAACAACCAGAAACTTCTTAACAGCTGGAACCATTAAGACTTCTTGGTCCAGCCGGAGTAAACAGAGAGCCAAGTCGTTCTCTGGAGCTGACGTCATTCGCTCTGAAGGACAGAAGAGGAACTCTTTCCGGAAACTGCTGGACTTGAAGCTCTCGGTGAAGATGCTTCCTAAGCTGATAGTGAAAGGAGGCCAGAGCCCAGACCACGCTGCGAATGATAATGAACAAAGTGTGGACAGGGACCAAGACGGATGTCAGAACTTCCACGAGCATCTCAGGGCTGAACGTAAATTCTCCTGCCCGCTGATTGGAGTAGAGCAAAGTGTGGACGGAGATGAGTTTTCTACGGGAACAGAACAAGATTTTTACTATGAGAACATCCCTCACTATGAGGAGATACCAGACTACATGAATGTGCATGTGGGAAGGGCAGTGACATCCCCTGGGGCCTCCGTCTCGCAGCCTACAGACAGGCAAAGCTCGATGTATAATGATGAGGGCATTTATGAGGAGCAGGAGCCATATATGTCCTTTGAGAGAAACACTGGACACCAAGAGAGCCAGACACCTACAGAATATGAGAG AAGCTCTGTCGATGAGGAGGTGGCACCCTTGGATGATGGCCCCTCGGATGATAACATCTTGGCCAACACCTCAGATGAGGAGTACGTGGACGATAGCAGCTCCATCTCAAGTAAAGGAGAcccagagcagccagaggagagTACG ACGCAGAGTGGACAGAAGAAGAGCAAGATTCACCACATCGCCACAGAAATTATGAGCTCTGAGAGTGT GTTTGTAGATGTCCTGAAGTTGCTTCATGTT GACTTCCGTGATGCGGTCTCCAAAGCGTCTCGTCAGAAGCCTGTGATTGAGGAGCGGCTTCTCAACCAGATCCTGTACTACCTCCCACAGCTCTACGAACTCAACCAAGACCTGCTCCGAGAGCTGAAGGAGAGAGTGGCCAAATG GGATGAGAACGCCCAGCTAGCAGACATTTTCCTGAAGAAAGGGCCCTATCTGAAGATGTACTCCACATACATCCGCGAGTTTGACAAGAATGTGACTCTACTGGAAGAGCAGAGTAAGAAGAACCCACCATTCAGCGCCGTGGTTCGGGAATTTGAG GCCAGCCCACGCTGTGCCAACTTGGCCCTGAAGCATTATCTACTGAAGCCTGTTCAGAGGATTCCTCAGTATCAGCTGTTGCTCACAG ACTATCTAAAAAACCTGTCTGAAGACTCAGACGATTATAAGGACACACAAG CTGCCCTTGCAATAGTGAAAGAGGTGGCCAATCATGCCAACGACATCATGAAACAAGGG gaTAACTTCCAGAAGCTGATCCAGGTGCAGTGCAGTCTGAACGGCCACCATGAGATAGTCCAACCTGGACGG ATCTTCCTGAAAGAGGGCATCCTGAAGAAGCTGTCCAGGAAGGTCATGCAGCCCAGAATGTTCTTCCTG TTTAACGACACATTGCTGTACACCACCCCTGTTCAGTCAGGCCAGTACAAGCTCAACAACATGTTGTCTCTGGCTGGAATGAAG gTTAGCAAACCAAGCCAAGAAGCCAATCAGAATGAGCTGAACATTGAGAGTGTGGAGCGCTCCTTCATTCTCTCAGCGAG ttcgGCCACAGAGCGAGATGAATGGCTTGAGGCCATTTCCACAGCGATCAGAGACTACACCAGGAAGAAGATCAGTTTCATATCTGGCAAGCCTCTAGAAGAG atAGAGTTGAGGGATTGTGGTGATGGTGCTCCTTTGGGATCCAAAGCCCCTATATGGATCCCTGACCCACGGACCACCATGTGTATGATCTGCACCTGTGAATTCACCCTAACATGGAGGCGACACCACTGCCGTGCATGCGGAAAG GTGGTGTGCCAGTCTTGTTCCTCCAACAAACACTGTCTTGAATATCTAAAGAACCAGTTAGCACGAGTGTGTGACCagtgttttcttgttcttcagcagcagaaaa GTGAACAAGCCCTATCAGCAGCTGTATCCCCTGGAAGCAGAGCTACTTTTGCCTTCTCCAGGAAGCACAAGAAGATACCTGCGGCCCTCAAAGAG GtgtcagcaaacacagacaactcCTCCATGAGTGGGTAtctgcagaggtcaaaggtcaataaGAAGCAGGGGAAGAGGCTGTGGTTCGTCATCAAAGACAAGGTCCTGTACACGTATGCTGCAAGTGAG GATGTTGCAGCCTTAGAGAGTCAGCCCCTGTTAGGGTTTATGTTGAAAGTTGATTCATCACAGAAGTTACAGTTTAAGCTTTACCACAAAAATACGCTTTACTACATTTTTAAAGCTGAGGACATCCAAACGGCACAGAG atggATCGACTCATTCAAAGAAGCCACAGTGCTGTAA